The following are encoded together in the Conger conger chromosome 11, fConCon1.1, whole genome shotgun sequence genome:
- the LOC133140085 gene encoding 4-hydroxyphenylpyruvate dioxygenase-like, which yields MQTASFYCNKMGFEPVAYQGLETGCRDVVSHVVKQGKIFFVFQSALNPGNKEMGEYAVNHGDGAKDIAFTVEDCDFIVEKARQRGAVIVKDPYVLEDKCGWVKLAVIQTYGDTTHTLVERTDYKGLFLPGFKAPFFTDPTLAKMPTVKLDFIDHVVGNQPDNEMVPVVEWYRKNLLFHRFWSVDDKQMQTEFSALRSIVVANYEETVKMPINEPAMGKRKSQIQEYVDYNGGPGVQHIAMNTSDIITAIRNLKERGMEFMTVPDTYYQQLREKLKFSKVKITENLDTLQELKILVDYDDDGYLLQIFTKPVQDRPTLFLEVIQRHNHQGFGAGNFKSLFQALEADQNARGNLTVLTPNGISEKL from the exons ATGCAG ACGGCCTCATTCTATTGTAACaagatgggattcgaaccagtGGCGTACCAGGGCCTGGAGACTGGCTGTCGTGATGTGGTGTCACATGTGGTGAAACAGGGAAAG atcttttttgtatttcaatctGCGCTCAATCCAGGAAACAAAG agatgggagaataCGCGGTGAATCATGGCGACGGAGCAAAAGACATTGCGTTCACAGTGGAGGACTGTGACTTCATTGTTGAG AAAGCCAGACAGCGTGGGGCTGTCATCGTGAAGGATCCCTACGTGCTGGAAGATAAGTGCGGCTGGGTGAAATTAGCTGTCATTCAGACG TATggtgacaccacacacacactggtggaGAGGACAGACTACAAGGGCCTGTTCCTGCCCGGCTTTAAGGCACCATTCTTCACGGACCCTACTCTGGCCAAAAT GCCAACTGTGAAGCTGGACTTCATTGACCATGTGGTGGGGAACCAGCCAGACAACGAGATGGTTCCTGTAGTGGAATG GTACCGGAAGAACCTGCTCTTCCACCGATTCTGGTCAGTGGACGACAAACAGATGCAGACAGAGTTCAGTGCCCTGCGCTCCATCGTTGTGGCCAACTATGAGGAGACGGTGAAGATGCCCATCAACGAACCTGCCATGGGGAAACGCAAGTCCCAGATCCAG GAGTATGTGGATTACAATGGTGGTCCAGGGGTCCAGCACATCGCCATGAACACATCAGACATCATCACAGCT ATTCGTAACCTGAAGGAACGTGGAATGGAGTTCATGACTGTGCCAGACACCTACTACCAACAGCTGAGGGAGAAACTAAAATTTTCCAAAGTGAAGATCACGGAGAACTTGGACACACTGCAG GAGCTGAAGATATTGGTGGATTATGATGACGATGGATACCTGCTTCAGATATTTACCAAGCCAGTTCAGGACCGCCCCACTCTTTTTCTGGAGGTGATTCAGAGACACAATCACCAG GGTTTTGGAGCTGGGAATTTCAAGTCTCTCTTCCAGGCCCTTGAGGCTGATCAGAATGCAAGAGGAAATTTAACGGTCCTGACCCCTAATGGTATCTCAGAAAAGCTTTGA